The Campylobacter sp. CN_NE2 genome contains a region encoding:
- a CDS encoding tetratricopeptide repeat protein, which translates to MKKLLFIILFIANLFAIEDIKFIACEKGDSGACYEIGLLLYIGQNIQKDDDGAFLFFKKACESGHENACIAQAQMFENGLGTKKDTTTALNLYENICKKNNILACQGAERIHSASNKNKKRLSEIRAFLCKNGQDDYCENGSVTLENTKAIARLDSDCKNGNKDSCETLVNLYFKAQGTPENIQAAIFYTDRLCKLDVGTSCRNLAIIYQGRSDIENAKNYYARACAMGDKISCTEYKKLIK; encoded by the coding sequence TTGAAAAAATTACTTTTTATTATTCTTTTTATTGCAAATTTATTCGCTATTGAAGATATTAAATTTATCGCTTGTGAAAAAGGCGACAGTGGGGCTTGTTATGAAATCGGGCTTTTGCTTTATATCGGGCAGAATATCCAAAAAGACGACGACGGAGCGTTCTTATTTTTCAAAAAAGCCTGTGAAAGTGGTCATGAAAATGCCTGTATCGCACAAGCTCAAATGTTCGAAAATGGTCTAGGAACTAAAAAAGATACCACTACGGCACTAAATTTATATGAAAATATTTGTAAAAAAAATAATATTTTAGCGTGTCAGGGCGCTGAGCGAATTCACTCGGCTTCAAATAAAAACAAAAAACGCCTAAGCGAAATAAGGGCATTTTTATGTAAAAACGGGCAAGATGACTACTGCGAAAACGGCAGTGTTACGCTAGAAAATACAAAGGCTATCGCAAGGCTTGATAGTGATTGCAAGAACGGAAATAAGGATTCTTGCGAGACTTTGGTAAATTTGTATTTTAAGGCACAAGGAACACCTGAAAATATCCAAGCCGCGATTTTTTATACAGATCGTCTTTGCAAACTTGATGTCGGCACATCGTGTCGAAATTTAGCTATCATTTATCAAGGCAGAAGTGATATAGAAAATGCGAAAAACTACTATGCAAGAGCATGTGCAATGGGCGATAAAATTTCATGCACGGAGTATAAAAAGCTTATAAAATAG
- a CDS encoding OmpA family protein has product MKKTIISALALAGILFFSGCTTRISDNIPDNGVMQWDDVTFPDPEKTWIDAPTHPNSENLGKIEKGMSKDQIYFLIGHPHHQEGLYAVREWDYLFNLKKKAGDVDKICQFKVIFDKDYKVGSTFYNPKGCAGVPPVQLQNQNLEIETDLLFDFDKDIIKADGYEKIAQKANEIDKKMVQKVQVLGYADRLGDESYNQTLSQKRANAVKNELVKQGIPADAIIVAGMGTTDQVVSCNGIKGAELKECLRPNRRVIIQTNY; this is encoded by the coding sequence ATGAAAAAAACTATAATATCGGCTTTGGCTTTGGCAGGAATTTTATTTTTTAGTGGTTGCACCACTAGAATAAGCGATAATATCCCAGATAACGGTGTTATGCAGTGGGACGATGTAACTTTTCCTGATCCAGAAAAAACTTGGATCGATGCTCCAACTCACCCAAATTCAGAGAATTTAGGCAAAATCGAAAAAGGTATGAGTAAAGATCAAATTTATTTCCTAATCGGACATCCGCATCACCAAGAAGGCTTGTATGCCGTTAGAGAATGGGACTATCTGTTTAACTTAAAGAAAAAAGCAGGAGATGTGGATAAAATTTGTCAATTTAAAGTTATTTTTGATAAAGATTATAAAGTCGGAAGCACATTTTACAATCCAAAAGGTTGTGCAGGTGTTCCGCCCGTGCAGTTGCAAAATCAAAATTTAGAAATCGAAACAGATTTATTGTTTGATTTTGATAAAGATATTATTAAAGCAGACGGTTATGAAAAAATAGCTCAAAAAGCTAATGAAATCGATAAAAAAATGGTTCAAAAAGTGCAGGTCTTAGGCTATGCTGATAGACTTGGAGACGAAAGCTATAATCAAACTTTATCGCAAAAAAGGGCAAATGCTGTTAAAAATGAGCTTGTCAAACAGGGCATTCCGGCTGATGCTATCATAGTAGCGGGCATGGGAACAACAGATCAGGTTGTATCTTGTAACGGCATAAAAGGTGCAGAGCTTAAAGAGTGTCTAAGACCAAATCGTAGAGTTATTATACAAACAAATTATTAA